CGGATGACGGCGATCCCCCTCTCCAGGTTGACGAGGTCCAGCTTCTCGTTGGGGGCGTGGAGGTTGTCGTCGGGAAGGCCCAGGCCCAGGAGGACGATGGGGGCGGAAAGGGCCTCCTTGAGCTCCGCCACCACCGGGATCGTCCCCCCCTCCCGGGTGTAGACGGGCGGGCGGCCCCAGACCTCTTCCAGGGCCTGGGCCATGAGGCGCATGGGGGGGCTATGGGGATCGGTGAGGACGGGCCTCCCCCCGTGGAGCCTCTGGACCCGAAGGCGGTAACCGGGGGGGCAGACCTCCTTCAGGTAGGCCTCCGCCAACTGGGCCACCTCCTCCGGGTCCTGGTCGGGGACCAGGCGCATGGAGAGCTTCAGGCCGGCCTCCATGGGGATCACCGTCTTGGAGCCCTCCCCCTGGTAGCCGCCAAAGACGCCATTGGGGTCCAGGGTGGGCCGGGCCCAGAGCCGCTCTAGGGGGCTAAATCCCTCCTCCCCCGGAAGGACCTCCACCCCGAGCTCCCCCTTCAGGGCCTCCTCGCTAAGCTTGGGCCAGAGGGCCTTCTCCTCCTCGGGGACGGGCTGGACCCTCTCGTAGAAACCGGGGATGAGGATCTTCCCCGTCCTCTCGTCCTTGAGGCGGGCCAGGATCCACCCCAGGGCCTGGATGGGATTGGGGGCCACGCCGCCGAAGGCCCCGGAGTGGAGGTCCCGCTTAGCCCCTTGGAGGCGCACCTCCAGGTAGCAGAGGCCCCGGAGGCCATAGGTGAGCGTGGGAACCCCGGGGGCGAACATGGCCCCGTCGGAGATGAGGGCCACATCCGCCAGGAGCTTCTCCCGATGGGCTCGCACGAAGGGGAGGAGGTTGGGGCTTCCGATCTCCTCCTCCCCTTCCACCAGGAACTTCACGTTGACCTCGGCCTCGAGGCCCTCCAGGGCCGCCACGTGGGCAAAGAGCTGCCCCTTGTCGTCCGAGGCCCCCCGGGCGTAAACCCTCCCCTCCCGCACCGCGGGGGAAAAGGGGGGGCTTTCCCAGAGCTCCAGGGGGTCTGGGGGCTGGACATCGTAGTGGCCGTAGACCAGAACCGTGGGGGCCCCCTCCCGCACCAGGCGCTCGGCGTAGAGGATGGGGTGGAGGGGGGTGTCGTGGAGCTCGGTGCGAAAGCCCAGGGCCTTTAGCCTCTCCTCAAGCCAGAGGGCCGCCCGGCGCACCTCCTCCCTGCGGGCGGGGTCGGTGGAGACCGAGGGGATGGAAAGCCATTCCAAAAGGGGCTCTAGCGCCTTCACGGACCCATGCTACTCCCTCGGGGCAGGCCCTTGCCCTCCTCCAGGAGGAGGAGCTTGAGCCGGGCCACCTCCGCCTCAAAGCGGGCCTGGAGGGCCTCGAGCTCGGCCCTGAGGCGCATGATCTCCTCCACCCCCGCCAGGTTCACCCCAAGCTCCTGCGTCAGACGCCGGATCTCCCTCAAGCGCTCAATGTCCCGCTCCGAGTAAAGCCTCGTCTTCCCCCCAGAACGCCTCGGCTTGATCAAACCCTTCCGCTCATAAAGGCGCAGGGTCTGGGGGTGCATCTCCACCAGCTCCGCCGCTACGCTGATGATG
The genomic region above belongs to Thermus sediminis and contains:
- a CDS encoding dipeptidase, producing the protein MKALEPLLEWLSIPSVSTDPARREEVRRAALWLEERLKALGFRTELHDTPLHPILYAERLVREGAPTVLVYGHYDVQPPDPLELWESPPFSPAVREGRVYARGASDDKGQLFAHVAALEGLEAEVNVKFLVEGEEEIGSPNLLPFVRAHREKLLADVALISDGAMFAPGVPTLTYGLRGLCYLEVRLQGAKRDLHSGAFGGVAPNPIQALGWILARLKDERTGKILIPGFYERVQPVPEEEKALWPKLSEEALKGELGVEVLPGEEGFSPLERLWARPTLDPNGVFGGYQGEGSKTVIPMEAGLKLSMRLVPDQDPEEVAQLAEAYLKEVCPPGYRLRVQRLHGGRPVLTDPHSPPMRLMAQALEEVWGRPPVYTREGGTIPVVAELKEALSAPIVLLGLGLPDDNLHAPNEKLDLVNLERGIAVIRRFYELLGAGRV